One Mya arenaria isolate MELC-2E11 chromosome 7, ASM2691426v1 genomic window carries:
- the LOC128240896 gene encoding uncharacterized protein LOC128240896, with amino-acid sequence MPTLPFRAEGVRPQSETNKDKINKEIPTQDLKQVIGDTVTNWALSNNICDSNTTRITIDKEELEILKSSLIQNAYAIFDKAIETLRKPSSKLLRQPTTGGKELEITKKTLIEDAFRLDQVFGQLRTPSSDDCSPTLRQPAKQAQRTEVVVVRKSAVDFGVYDYTRTRINRIHQHFWEKTEPTALCSNELLLITAANDCGLVNNLASAQKCTKEDEVEALENVQVGSEQVVVLIGNDQEDTRQSCKLILAQSPRASVCLLTTDKKKLHIGLGKESIEVTKYGIELHVGCDLWPDQIPRWIDDLLEYYAFEQLARVAKHFIKAKEASKLDIGEIQALYKKSQVPMPNWLQPMSQELSETEQKLSALPHILQYDISKEPLTIKMLSENESKQNDVIKGLEQIGYSEGEYTIQLVEIKPLGSDNFKSGDGIQVRGSDRKGTLGAFAKLETKKSNESRIVAVTSKHILHVSDTENKEIIANNAVLGNLMEDTEEAQVFKDMAIAHVTASSAKCDTSFRNRNGQRGIAEICESSQIELQHELVHLWSQRQSPATAKVSSSKAGRSYKDDYYFIETESTNEITHPIPGDSGAMVLIERHPRQSKHMYAIGTLVGEILPKEKADESTDSEKEKHLTNEHRMVPQKEFLVTSLKRGFDHFSNQHDGSLTLFADPDFDQGDL; translated from the exons ATGCCGACGTTGCCATTTCGAGCGGAAGGTGTACGACCACAAAGCGAAACTAATAAggataaaatcaataaagaaatCCCAACACAAGATCTCAAACAAGTTATAGGAGATACAGTTACGAATTGGGCATTGTCAAATAATATATGTGATTCTAATACGACACGTATTACAATAGATAAAGAGGAATTGGAAATACTCAAGAGTAGTTTAATTCAGAATGCATATGCAATATTTGACAAGGCGATTGAAACGTTAAGGAAACCCTCATCTAAGTTATTAAGACAACCTACAACAG GAGGTAAGGAGTTGGaaataacaaagaaaacttTGATTGAGGATGCATTTCGACTTGACCAAGTATTTGGGCAATTAAGGACACCTTCATCTGACGATTGTAGCCCAACGTTAAGACAGCCCGCAAAACAAGCCCAAAGAACAG AAGTTGTTGTCGTTCGAAAATCAGCCGTTGACTTCGGCGTTTACGACTACACGAGAACTCGCATAAACCGAATTCATCAGCATTTTTGGGAGAAGACAGAACCAACCGCTTTATGCTCCAACGAATTACTTCTTATCACCGCTGCTAATGATTGTGGACTGGTAAATAACTTGGCTTCTGCACAGAAATGCACGAAGGAAGACGAAGTCGAAGCCTTAGAGAATGTACAAGTTGGATCAGAGCAGGTTGTGGTTTTAATTGGGAATGATCAGGAAGATACACGACAGAGTTGCAAATTAATCCTTGCACAGTCACCAAGAGCATCCGTTTGCTTACTGACAACTGACAAAAAGAAATTACACATTGGGCTGGGCAAAG AAAGCATAGAAGTCACAAAATACGGAATAGAGCTGCATGTTGGTTGTGATCTATGGCCAGATCAAATTCCAAGATGGATTGATGACCTACTGGAATATTACGCGTTTGAACAGCTTGCGAGGGTTGCGAAGCACTTTATCAAAGCTA AAGAAGCATCGAAACTGGATATCGGAGAAATTCAAGCTCTTTACAAGAAGTCCCAAGTGCCAATGCCGAATTGGTTGCAACCAATGAGTCAGGAATTATCCGAG acTGAACAGAAGTTGTCTGCCTTGCCGCACATTCTGCAATATGACATCTCAAAAGAACCGTTGACGATTAAGATGCTTAGTGAAAACGAATCAAAACAGAATGACGTAATTAAAGGTCTGGAGCAGATAGGATATTCGGAGGGAGAATACACAATTCAGCTGGTAGAGATCAAGCCACTAGGATCAGACAACTTCAAGAGTGGTGACGGTATACAGGTTCGGGGATCGGATAGGAAAGGGACACTTGGAGCTTTTGCAAAGTTGGAAACGAAGAAATCAAATGAGTCGCGAATAGTTGCAGTTACCTCTAAACACATCCTGCATGTTTCCGATACAGAGAACAAGGAAATTATAGCCAACAACGCAGTATTAGGTAATTTGATGGAAGACACAGAAGAAGCTCAAGTGTTCAAAGATATGGCCATAGCGCATGTAACCGCCTCTAGCGCAAAATGCGACACATCATTTCGCAACAGAAATGGCCAGCGCGGTATTGCTGAAATATGCGAATCAAGCCAAATAGAACTGCAACACGAATTAGTACATCTATGGAGCCAACGGCAATCCCCAGCAACAGCAAAGGTATCAAGCTCAAAGGCCGGAAGATCGTATAAAGAtgattattatttcattgaaacggAAAGCACGAATGAAATCACGCACCCTATACCTGGTGATAGTGGTGCAATGGTATTGATAGAAAGACATCCGCGTCAATCCAAACATATGTATGCAATCGGTACGTTAGTTGGTGAAATCTTGCCCAAAGAGAAGGCAGACGAATCAACCGATTCAGAAAAAGAGAAACATCTGACAAACGAACATCGAATGGTGCCACAAAAGGAATTTCTTGTAACGTCACTGAAAAGGGGATTTGATCATTTTTCAAACCAACACGATGGCAGTCTGACGCTTTTTGCGGATCCAGACTTTGATCAAGGAGATCTCTGA